GGAGCAAAATGGGCAGTTTCCATTTAGCAACGGGCTAATGCATTCGAAAAATTAAGCCAATCCAGTGTCACGACATGTTGCAGGAATTGTTGGAGGTAGCCAAAAGACCGAATCCAAGCAAAGAAACTACCTTTGCTTGGGTCTAGGGGGATGGAATGATGCTGAATAATACTTAATTTCAAGGAGGTGCTTTAATTGAAAGTTGATGACATCAAAAAGATTTGTGTAATTGGGGCCGGGAATATGGGTCATCAGATTGCTTTGTGCGCTGCTTTGGCTGGCTATCAGGTCAGTTGTACTGACATTAGCTTGGAGATGCTGAGCAAAGCTGAAGGCTTTGCACGCTCATATTTTCCGGAGCGGGTTACTAAGGGGAAATTGACGCAGGAACAGGCAGACCTAGGTATGAAGAATATTTCTTTCACCCAAAACCTTGAAAGGGCAGCAGGGGACGCCGATTTTGTGATTGAGGCAGCAGTGGAAAAAATTGATATTAAACGGAAGCTTTTTGCAGACTTGGACCGGATTACTCCTCCCCATGCTATTTTGGCTACCAATAGTTCCTTTATTGTTAGCTCGAAAATCGCCGATGCAACGAAAAGACCGGATAGAGTATGCAATATGCATTTTTTCAATCCTGCCTTAGTGATGAAACTGGTTGAGGTTGTTCAGGGGCCTCATACCTCCATGGAAACCGTACAGGTAACTATGGATCTATGCAAAAAAATGGGCAAAAGCGGGGCTTGGCTTAAGAAGGAAATTTATGGTTTTTTAGTGAATCGGATCTTAGCTGCACTTCACCATGAAGCACAATTTCTCGCCGACATGGGGATCGCCACGCCCGAAGAGATTGACATGGCAGTAACGAATGCTTTGGGGCATCCGATGGGACCTTTTCGCTTGATGG
This Desulfosporosinus orientis DSM 765 DNA region includes the following protein-coding sequences:
- a CDS encoding 3-hydroxyacyl-CoA dehydrogenase family protein, whose product is MKVDDIKKICVIGAGNMGHQIALCAALAGYQVSCTDISLEMLSKAEGFARSYFPERVTKGKLTQEQADLGMKNISFTQNLERAAGDADFVIEAAVEKIDIKRKLFADLDRITPPHAILATNSSFIVSSKIADATKRPDRVCNMHFFNPALVMKLVEVVQGPHTSMETVQVTMDLCKKMGKSGAWLKKEIYGFLVNRILAALHHEAQFLADMGIATPEEIDMAVTNALGHPMGPFRLMDFTGIDLAYYIGIERYQETRDPKDKPSPLIVEKFAKGEWGRKTKKGFYSYE